The genomic segment AGTAACAGTAGTAACCTCAGTAGCATCTACAACATCGGTAACTGCAGCTATTGGTTTATCAACCGAAGCTTTTTTCGCCGAGTTGGGCTTGCCTTCCTTAGCGTCTACTCTTCGTTGACCTTTGCCATGTATCTCTTCAGCCTCAGATGATTGCCGAGGCACATCCGCCGTAGAGTTACTTGTGTTACTCGTGTTATTCGTATTACTTAGGTTGCTGGGCTTACCTGTATTGTTGCTTGTTTTCCGTTGACCAGACTTACTGATCTTCTCCTGGCTTTCACTGGTAGCCGCTTGGCTGGTTGGTGCTGCTGGAGAGGCAGGTGTCAACCAATCCTGCTCCAAAAAATCGAGAATATCTTTTTCGGAAGTGGGCTTCGCAGACTGAGTAGTATCAGTGGAAAGCTGTTTGAATGACTTAGCCATGGGTAGGAGATTAGCGAGTGAGAATTTCTTCGATAAGCTGACGGTAGTCCTGGGCCCCAGAGCTGTTGGGTGCATAGGTGAAGATGTCTTGCCCTAAGTGTGGCGCCTCGCCTAGACCAATGGTTTCGCGAATAAAACTTTGCAAAACCAACTCTGGGTACTTCTCCCGTATCGTTTCGGCCGTTTCGCGGCGAAGAATTTTGCGTCCATCGAATCGAGTGAAGAAAATGCCATCAATTTTCAATTCTGGATTCAGGCGGCGCTGCACCCGGCTCACTAGTTCGAGCACCTTTTCCAGGCCGTCAGTGGCGTAAAGCTGCGCTTCCAACGGAATCAGCAAAGAATCAGCACAGGCATAAGCGTTAAGAGTAACCAGGCCGAGCGCCGGCGGACAATCCAGCAGGATAAAGTCGCATTTGCTGCGGATTGGAGTGATGATGTCTTTAAGAATGAACTCTCGATCCAGCTCATCGCCTTTGACTTTGTCGAAGCTGGAAAGGGCAGGGGCTCCGGGAACGACGGCAAGGTTCTCGCGCAGGGGCTGAGCCCGAAATTGGTATTCACCTAGCAAGGCACCATAGATGTTGTTCTCGGAATGATCAACTCGCAAACCCCGGGTCAGGTTGATTTGCGGATCTAAGTCGATCATAACCACTTTGTGGCCTGCCCGAGCAAGGCCGGCGCCAATATTTACGGTGGAGGTGGTCTTACCAACTCCACCTTTTTGGTTGGTGAGTGCGATAATTTTAGCCATGCTCAATATTACGAAGGTTACGGAAGTTATCAATGAACCTGATGTTACTTGTGTTCCTGCATACATCAATGTTTATAGTATTACCGCGTAACATGATATTACATAGTTTACCGGTGTTACTGAGTAATACCAGTAAACTATGTAATATCATATTACTGTGTTGCACTAGGATGCTTGGCAGAACCAGCCGGCGCAATACGCTAATGATTTACAAAGACCTTGGTTAAGAATGCGTTGAGGAATGTTCTACTGCTAGGTTAAAAGCAGCTGCCACTAAGCGGGTAGGGGAGGAGGGGGTAGTAGAAGCAGTGAAGCACGTAGTCGAGGATGCGGGCAACTACTGTGGAAGTTGTATAGCAGTAGTGCTGATGCAAGCAATGAAGATGTGTCGCAGCAGTACTTACTGGCTTGCTAACATCACCCCGATCATGCCACAGCTGCTTAAGTTGAGTGGCATAGAAATAGGCTCATAGGATGAATTGCCATTTGAAATTGGCTTTAAGGTGAAATTTCACCAGCTTGATTTCCTTGCCAACTGGCGGACGGTGAAGTAGCTAGGCAAAACCTTCTTACTAGATGGCTACCGACGAAGCCAAATGGTGCTGCTAGGCGCTATGGCTTGTACAACGCCGACCTACCTTTCCGATTCTATTCTACGTCTCGTTCCTGTCTTCTTCCGCTATGACTTTGTTGAAACACTCTTGGTTGCTGCCCGTGTTGCTTGGTGCTTTGGGTAGTGCTGCTCACGCTCAGACTTACCTGCCTACTCCCCACGATGCACGGATGAAGGTGCACCCCAAAACACCGCTGCAAGCCTATGCCTTCGAGTTGCAGCAGGTGAAGCTGCTCGATAGCCCGTTCAAAGTAGCCGAGCAAGCGGATACCAAGTACCTGCTCAAGATAGAGCCCGACCGGTTACTAGCCGATTTCCGGGAACACAGCGGCCTACAAGCCAAAGGCAAGCGCTATGGAGGTTGGGAATCGACGGGGCTGGCCGGGCACACGCTGGGGCATTACCTGTCGGCGTGCGCGTTGGCTTATGCTTCCACCGGTAACATCGAGTTCAAACGGCGGGTAGACTACATGGTAGCGCAACTCGACGAGTGCCAGAAGGCCCGCAAAACCGGCTACGTGGGTGCCATTCCCAAAGAAGACCAGTTGTGGGCAGAAGTGGCGAGCGGCAATATCCGCTCCCGTGGCTTCGACCTGAACGGAGCTTGGTCGCCGTGGTATACGGTGCACAAAATCATGGCGGGCTTGCTTGATGCCTACTTATACGGCGACAACGAAACGGCCCTCATCATCAACCAAGGCATTGCCGATTGGACCGGCAACACCATCAAAGGCCTCGACGAAGCTAAGATGCAGGAGATGATGGTGTGTGAATACGGCGGCATGGCCGAGACCCTAGCTAATACCTACGCCCTGAGTGGCCAGAAGAAGTACCTTGACTTGTCGTACCGCTTCTACGACAAGCGCATTCTCGACCCGCTGGCCGCCCGCACCGATATATTGCCCGGCAAGCACTCCAATACCCAAATTCCGAAAGCCATTGCCAGCGCCCGCCGCTACGAGCTGACCGGCGACAAAAAGGACGCCGCCATTGCCGAGTTTTTCTGGCAAACTGTAACCGACAACCACTCTTACGCCACCGGTGGCAACAGCAATTACGAATACCTGGGGGAGCCTGGCAAGCTCAACGACAAGCTCAGCGAAAACACCACCGAAACGTGCAACACCTACAACATGCTGAAACTGACGCAGCATCTGTTTGCCCAGCACCCTTCAGCCAAGTTTATGGACTACTACGAGAGAGGCCTCTACAACCACATTCTCGCCTCGCAGCACCACGAAACCGGTATGACCACCTACTTCGTGCCGCTGCGAATGGGAGGCCGCAAAACCTACAGCGACGAGTTCAACACGTTCACTTGTTGCGTGGGCTCCGGCATGGAAAACCACGTGAAATATGCCGAAAACATTTATTTCCAGGGTCAGGACGGCAGCGTATATGTCAACCTATTTATGCCCTCAGAGCTGAATTGGCAGGAAAAAGGCGTGACACTACGCCAAGACAGCCAGCTGCCCGCCAACACCCACGTCACGTTCACGGTGGCAGCCGTTAAGCCCAGCAGCTTCAAGCTGCGCCTGCGCCGGCCCCAGTGGACCAAGAACCCACAGGTACGCGTAAACGGCAAGGCGGTGGCCGTAGCTCCCGATGCAGAAGGGTACTTGGTGCTCGACCGCAAGTGGAAAAACAACGACCGGGTGGAGCTTACCCTGCCCGCCGATTTCTACACCGAAGCTCTACCTGACAACCCCGACCGCCGCGCCGTATTCTATGGCCCCACCTTGCTGGCCGGCGTGTTAGGCACCACCGAACCGGAACCAGTGACCGGCGTACCCGTCCTCGTGACAACCAACAACAGCGCCAACGACTGGGTGAAGCCGGTGGATGCCAAGCAACTCCGTTTCCAAACGGCTGGCTTGGGAGTACCTCACGACGTTCCGCTGATTCCTTTCAACCAAACCGGCAACGAATATTACACCGTGTACTGGGATGTGTTCACGCCCGAAAAGTGGGCCACTCAGCAGCGCGTGTACGAAGCTGCTCGTAAAAAGCAACAGGAATTGGAAGCCCAAACAGTTGACATATTGCGCGTAGGCGAAATGCAGCCCGAACGCGACCATAGCTTCATCATCAGTGAAAAGGCCGAAACCGGCGAGGAGCACGGCCGCAAGTGGCGCATGGTCAACGAGGGCGGCATGATGGCTTTCACCTTGAAAGTAGCCCCCGCCAAAGCTAACACGTTGCTGCTCACCTACTGGGGCATGGACAACCGCGGCCGCGTATTCGACGTGCTGGTTGATGGCGAAAAGATTGCCACCGAAGACTTGAACAAGTACAAGGAGAGCCGCTTCTACGACATTTCGTATTCCATTCCGCCAGCACTAACCAAAGACAAGCAGCACGTGAAAGTGACTTTTCAAGCCAAGCCTAACAACAGCGCCGGCCCAGTCTACGGGATTCGCAACGTGCAGCAGTAGATGTAGGATAAGACTTTCACAAAGCATACCACTACAATCGTCGCATCAACATAGCGCCGCGTTGCGGAAGCAGGTATGTGCATTGCATTCCCGCTTCCTACAGGCAAGAAGGAGCCAGGGGGCTGGCATGAAGTAGGTCAGCTCACTAGTGAAATGTACAATATGTTGTCTTTTCCGGTAGGAGGGAAGCGGCCAGAGCTGCTAGCCGTTTCACGCTACGTGTTGTTGGCGGGCACAAGTGGTGGTGTTTGTGAGGCGAAGCCGTGGTGGTGTTAAAGTTAGAGAGCAGGGAGTGCAACCTGAACAGGCAGGCATGTAACGAATCTTGGATTCAAAAAACCAGGTTATAGCTGGTTATGAGGCTGATACGTCTACACGTTGAATTGAATTATAGCCGTATTTTCAAACACGCGTTGTTATTGCACTAATTCTGTGAAAGCAGACCATTGTGAAACCAGCATATCTGATTCGCAAGAAAGGCACACGAGTGTAAAATATTGATAATTAGCACCTAGTATCAAACAAAAACCCTGTTTTCTCAACACCATGGTAGCTTCAACGAAATGGATAAATAGACGTTGAGTTAGTCAGGCGAGAAGATCTTGCTACGCACTCTATTGTTTATTCTGTCATGGATACCAACGACCTCAAACAACTCATTCAAGATGGCTTAGCCGCGCAGCAAGCCGGTAGCCAAGTGGCCGCGAAAGCAACCGACGAAATCCTCAACGATGCCACGCATCCAGCCCTTAAGCAGGCGCTTGAGCAAGGCAACCAAACGGCCAAAGAATGGGCCAGCCGCATCGAGCGGGCAATTGCCGAAGTGGGCGGTGGAGAGAAACAAAACAACGAAATCCTGGAAGCCCACTATGAAGTGAGCAAGCAGATTCGGGCAAAAGCTACAACCGATGCCGTACGT from the Hymenobacter tibetensis genome contains:
- a CDS encoding ParA family protein translates to MAKIIALTNQKGGVGKTTSTVNIGAGLARAGHKVVMIDLDPQINLTRGLRVDHSENNIYGALLGEYQFRAQPLRENLAVVPGAPALSSFDKVKGDELDREFILKDIITPIRSKCDFILLDCPPALGLVTLNAYACADSLLIPLEAQLYATDGLEKVLELVSRVQRRLNPELKIDGIFFTRFDGRKILRRETAETIREKYPELVLQSFIRETIGLGEAPHLGQDIFTYAPNSSGAQDYRQLIEEILTR
- a CDS encoding glycoside hydrolase family 127 protein, with product MTLLKHSWLLPVLLGALGSAAHAQTYLPTPHDARMKVHPKTPLQAYAFELQQVKLLDSPFKVAEQADTKYLLKIEPDRLLADFREHSGLQAKGKRYGGWESTGLAGHTLGHYLSACALAYASTGNIEFKRRVDYMVAQLDECQKARKTGYVGAIPKEDQLWAEVASGNIRSRGFDLNGAWSPWYTVHKIMAGLLDAYLYGDNETALIINQGIADWTGNTIKGLDEAKMQEMMVCEYGGMAETLANTYALSGQKKYLDLSYRFYDKRILDPLAARTDILPGKHSNTQIPKAIASARRYELTGDKKDAAIAEFFWQTVTDNHSYATGGNSNYEYLGEPGKLNDKLSENTTETCNTYNMLKLTQHLFAQHPSAKFMDYYERGLYNHILASQHHETGMTTYFVPLRMGGRKTYSDEFNTFTCCVGSGMENHVKYAENIYFQGQDGSVYVNLFMPSELNWQEKGVTLRQDSQLPANTHVTFTVAAVKPSSFKLRLRRPQWTKNPQVRVNGKAVAVAPDAEGYLVLDRKWKNNDRVELTLPADFYTEALPDNPDRRAVFYGPTLLAGVLGTTEPEPVTGVPVLVTTNNSANDWVKPVDAKQLRFQTAGLGVPHDVPLIPFNQTGNEYYTVYWDVFTPEKWATQQRVYEAARKKQQELEAQTVDILRVGEMQPERDHSFIISEKAETGEEHGRKWRMVNEGGMMAFTLKVAPAKANTLLLTYWGMDNRGRVFDVLVDGEKIATEDLNKYKESRFYDISYSIPPALTKDKQHVKVTFQAKPNNSAGPVYGIRNVQQ
- a CDS encoding DUF892 family protein, with the protein product MDTNDLKQLIQDGLAAQQAGSQVAAKATDEILNDATHPALKQALEQGNQTAKEWASRIERAIAEVGGGEKQNNEILEAHYEVSKQIRAKATTDAVRDLGIIASGQLALHYWIASFGTVASYAASAGFTQTEQELKASVQEAKQADDQHTDIAQQILAAQ